The sequence GAGCTTCACGCCGTCCCGGCACTCCATCTCCACCGGGATGAGTTCCTGGTCGACGAACTTCCGCACGGTTTCCTGAAGCAGTTGCAGTTCCTCGGGCAGTTCAAAATCCATGATTTCCTCCTCGTTGCGGGGTTGGGTGTGGTGACCCCTCGCCACCCATGGATTCCCGCCCCCGGATCGAAGTCCGGGGCAAGCTTCGCGGGAATGACGGAAAATAGCGGCGCTCACGCCGTTCCCGGGGGCGGGCGTCACCCGTGGTTATTCAGGAACGGGATCAGCACGGCGGCCAGTTCGTCGGGCTTTTCGTGCTGCACGTGATGGCCGGCGCCGGGGATCTCCACCAGGGTCTTGTTGGGGAAGTGTGCGATCCGGTCGTAGCGCGGCGACGCCCGGTAGCCCGAATCCGCGCCGAACACCAGCAGCGTGGGACAGTCGATACGCTCGATGAAGGCCTGGACCTGGGCTTCGGAGAGGGACGAGTACGACGGGTTGCGCGCCCGCGGATCGTACTTCCACACCAAGCCGTTCGGGGTCCGGCGGGTGCCGTGGCGCGCCATGTGCATCGCCACCCGGTTCGGGATCAGCGGGAAGCGGCGGCAAACCGCATCGGCGGCCTGCGCCACGGTGGCATAGTAGGTCAGGATCGTGTCCGAGCCGTCGTCGCGCGTCCAGCGGCCGAACAGCTCGGGGGTCTCGCGCTCGGTGCGGCCGTAGGGACCCGCCGACTCGATGATCACGAGCCGCTTGATCTTCTCCGGCAGCGCGCCGGCGAAGACCACGGCCATGCTGCCGCCGAGGGAGTGGGCCACCAGCGTGATCCGGTCCTTCTTGATGTGGCGCAGCAGGCCCACCACGTCCAGCACGAAATCCTCGTGCCGGTAGCCGCGCTCCTGGCCGACCCAGCCGCTGTCGCCGTGGCCGCGCAGGTCCAGGGCCACCATGTGAGGCAGGCTGAAGCCCGCCTTGTCGAAGGACTCCAGCAGGAAGTCCCAGGTGTGGCTGTGGTCGCGGTTGCCGTGGACGAAGACGTACGTCTCCTGCTCCGGATCGCCGGCCTCCAGATAGTGGACCCGGGTCCCGTCGATCTCGAAGGTCCCGTCGCGAAATTCCGATCGCAACTCCATCACCTCTTGGTCTTTTTCAAACTCCAGCGCGAGGTTCGCCCCTACCTGCCCACGTCCGCGATGCCCATCTGGCCCAACTGGCGCCAGCCGGTGCTGCTGTCCAGCAACAGGCGGTCGGCCTCGTCGGGGCCGTCGGTGAACGGATAATAGTTGGGGAACCGGGGCGCCGGCAGATCCTGCCAGCCCGACAGGATCGAGTCGGTGAAGCGCCACGCGTAATCCACCTCGTCGGAGCGGGTGAACAGCGACGCGTCGCCGCGCATGGCGTCCAGCAAGAGCCGCTCGTACGCCTCGGGCGAACGCTGTTCGAAGGCCTCGTACATGAAATCCATGTTGACCTTCGCCAGGTTGATCTGCATTCCCGGACGCTTGCACGCGAAGGACAGGCTGATGCCTTCCTGGGGCTGGATGCGCAGGATCAGCACGTTGGCGCTGGCCGCGGCCATGGCGTGTCCGTTGGGCGCGGCCTGATGGCGGAACAGACGCAGCGGCGGATGCCTGAACTGCACCGCGATCTCCGACACGCGGTTGCGCAGGCGCTTGCCCGTGCGCAGCACGAAGGGAACGCCTGCCCAGCGCCAGTTGTCGATCTTGGCGCGCAGCGCGACGTAGGTCTCGGTGGTGGACAGTGGGTCCACGCCTTCCTCCTGGCGGTAACCCTTGACCACCTCGCCGCGCAACTCGCCGAAGCCGTACTGCCCCCGCACC is a genomic window of Deltaproteobacteria bacterium containing:
- a CDS encoding alpha/beta hydrolase, with translation MELRSEFRDGTFEIDGTRVHYLEAGDPEQETYVFVHGNRDHSHTWDFLLESFDKAGFSLPHMVALDLRGHGDSGWVGQERGYRHEDFVLDVVGLLRHIKKDRITLVAHSLGGSMAVVFAGALPEKIKRLVIIESAGPYGRTERETPELFGRWTRDDGSDTILTYYATVAQAADAVCRRFPLIPNRVAMHMARHGTRRTPNGLVWKYDPRARNPSYSSLSEAQVQAFIERIDCPTLLVFGADSGYRASPRYDRIAHFPNKTLVEIPGAGHHVQHEKPDELAAVLIPFLNNHG